The sequence CATTCATCTAgggtttgttcttgttttttctgCTTGGAAAATACTGCTTGAGTACGTTTTCTAAAATTTCTAATCCTTACTAATCCTGATGCATTTAATCATGTGTCATGGATATGTTTAATTGTTAGTTTGCTGTTTTTTGACTGGAACCCAAGTCAGAAGTTTAGGTTTTaattaatatatgtatattttgcaTTTAGAGATTCAAGACTTAATTTTTCAATATACGATGCTTTAACTATCTCAGTCTGTTGGTAGTGCAGGGTTCCTTAAATTCGACACAAGTTCACTGCTCAGTGAATGTTTGTTCCTCTACAGTTTGGGaagtcatttttaattaaattatctatttttctttcaaaattGAGGAAGATGAGGTTAGAAATGTTTGAGGTTTTCGTGAAATTAGGAAATCTTATACATGAACAGGGTTCTTGACGTTTACGGTTTTatgaaatgataaataaaccTGCTTTAGTAGAGATTAAATGTTTAGTATAGATTTCTCATATATCAGATTTATGACTTCGATCTACCATCTAAGTTATGCGGTCCTGGTACAAGCCCCATATAGAtacagagggagtgagagagagaacagattaCTCACTAAATGAGTGGCCAGTTTGAATTGACCGTGTTTCTATGTTGCTGTGGCAGTGCCATAAATGCGTCAGGACCAGCAACACGTTTTCTGGCTGCAAATTGTTTAAAGCCACAGTATCAATATATCTTCTTATCAATATATCATATCAATATATGTTTGCAGCAGGTTGCAATTAAGCTTTGACGTTGAgtttgatgtttttgtgtgtgcaaataaagatattaaagaatAACTGTAACAGATCCTTGCTTGTTTTTCTACCCCTTGTAGTAGAACTGCTGTGTTACACATGCAACAGTAATGAGCTGAGAGATGAATGCTGTGCTGTCCCATAGGCTAAGAGTGTCTCTTCCACTGTCTaattgtgtacgtgtgtgtgtgtgtagggagttGGAGAGTGAGTGGACACCAGTCTCATTGCCAGCTGGTGAGTCCTGTAATAGCTTCAGTTATAATTGTTCTTTTGGCTCAGTGCCTCGCACACCAAAATCAATGATACTGAATGTCTGTAAGGCtgcctctcactcacacattgcTGCTGTGTGGTGATTGTCATGTCCTTAGCCAaaaccacccccaccccccttaCATGCACACTTATATTTCTAtacaacaatatataaatatatacgaTTCACGCTAAAGATTTTACATAGCTATAAATACTGTTAGTCTATATGTGCTatcctttttttgtgtgtgtgaaccttTTTTGTACAACTGCAAATGCGCTGAAACACCTGACCAGCATacttattaatgttattactCTAATGTCCCAGCTAGTCTCCATTTAAACCCTTCGTAACCCTGCCTGATAAATAGTGTCAGTTGTTTCCTGTATGGGATATATATGATTACACTTCaataaatgtctaaaaaaaataataatttataaatattttacaggcTAAATAATTTCTGGGACTGACTTGCTGGCGAACTGGACCAATGATGGAATTACAAACATTACAAGAGGCTCTAAAAGTGGAAATACAAGTCCATCAGGTAAGAAGctgtttattaaatttattttgtttattgtgttttgtattgaaGCAGGTTTAAAACAGACCTTGTCTCTTGACCAGTAATTGTCTTGTCATGTTTTAAGTACACTccagatgtgtgttaatgactgcgTTATGActctgaggcagtgtgtgtttcactgtaagGGTTCAGAGAAACTGACTCTTCCTTGCTGAGGTAGTTGATGCATATGGATTCAAGTGTGGCACAATTTCTATAAAGTCAGTAAATATTAAAGATACATGTGTGGATTTAgtagtgtggaaaaaaaacactttcttcTCCAGCAGTATAATTGGGAACTGCATGTTCCAGCAAGTAGAGAATGAACATAGATGCCTCAGCAGGATAAATACAGTAGTTTGGGGACATGGCAGCACTATTGTTAGAGTGGGAACATTGTTGCCAAGTATTGGGCTCCTAGCTTTAAAAGCTCAGTATTTGCATGCTCAAAGTGTACTCAATAAACTCTAGGTTAATAAGACATGGTGCACTCTCAGTGCGAGTGCACAGGGATGGAAAGCTGCTGTAGTAcaaccatttacatttatgcaAGGAAGTAACTGATGGATGCTTCATAGCAATTATATGGGAATTTTTGGTGTTATTCTTGAGGTGTGTGTAAAGCGCACATCTCCTTCTATGACCTATAACCAGTTCTGTTTCTTGTATAGTTTGGTGCACAAACCAAAGCTATTTAAAAAACAGGCCAAATATAATATTTGAATGGTGTATCTTTATAATGTAGTTGTGTTCTGCCTGTGGTTCTTTTTTCATTAACCACTGTGAAATATACATGCAGTCATGATCTCCTAATAACACACAAAGAATGAGTTAGATGACTGGCATGTAGCTCTGGTTGTTTGTCTAAAACTAATTTCCTTCAAAGCATCGTACAGGTTATCATGTTGCAGTACCAGGGTTGTCCTGCAAGTGCTGCTGATGCTCTGTGTTGAATATTGTCAGTGTCCCATATAATTTGACAGttttctcctttccttttttccctaTACAGAAACTGGTTGCACAAATGAAGCAGGACCCACAGGTAAATACGTTTAGAAAACAATTCTTCACTTACAGTCTACTTAACCGGTCAATTTTAGAAAGAAatattccacaaaaaaaaatagaattgcCGTTTAAGGCAAATAAATCCAATTTGAGGTCAGCCAGGCAGTAGTGAAACACTGCTTCACAGCTGCTTGAAATGCTACTTGCTTTTGAATGTCTGGCAGCAGAAGAACCTGTAATGCCAGTACACATGCCCCATAGCAGGCTAGGTGCTGTTAGGGAGTGTTCAGGGAGCTGGTTATAACaatatttgtgttgtgttaagcCTTGCTGTTTAGAAACTTCTTTTGAATACAAAACAGGCTCAGAGTCCATTTTCATATAAAGTATTTGTTCATTTCAGAAAATCAAACTGTTTTAAAGATACAGCTAACAATTCGCTAGCCATCATTGCACTCCCTAATGAACAGTGAcatgacaacaaaaaaatctattttttaatattgtgatattttttattattatataattaatattggAAATGTTGGATTGAGTTTGTGCGTCATGTTAAATTACATCCTGATTCACACAAACAGTAACAGATAAGGGctacatggccaaaagtttatggacacctgaccatgtgCTTGTTGACCacctcattccagatttattcccctttgctgttataataccctccagtcttctgggaaggctttctagatgttggagcatggtTGTGGGGACTTGTGTTCATTCAACTACAAGAGTATTTGTGATATCAGACACTGACAAAGAAGGTctgggtgcagtcagtgttctagttcatcccaaagttgttcagtggggttgagtttAGGGCTCTGTCCAGGACACTCGAAATCTTCTACTCATACCTTGCTATGTCTTTATAGAGCTTGGTTTATGTATTACGGGCATTGCCATGCCAgaacaggtttgagcctcttgGTTCCAGAAATAGGAAATTTGTAATGTtatagcatacaaagacattataTACAATTGTGTACTACCAACTTCTTTTGGGCAACAAGAAGTTTGGAGAAACTCCACATTTGGtaaggtgtccacatacatttggctATGTATTGTAAGTTTCTACAACTCAGGCCACTTTACTATTTGCTaactctcagtctctgtgtatattacatattgttctgaatgaatttattttctcCGTCTCACCAAATCTTTGTTGCCTACCTCTGTGTTCGCCTGCATTAAATGTCCCATGGCTTATTCGAGGTTCATAATTACTGAAAGAAAGTTAATAAATCTGTTCACAATACTTTATTTGAGGACATGAGACACATTGTATCTCATTAACACCAAAATTAACACCACACATTgtcacatgcttttttttttctctctctctctcatcctccttTCCCTCTAGAATGCTGATCTGAAGAAGCAGCTTCATGAACTTCAGGCCAAGATCACTGCTCTGAGTGAGAAACAGGTACAAAATGCAGTTTGCTTAACTTCACAGATATTATCTCTTACCAAGCGCTCATAAAAGCAGTATTGCTATCACTGGAGTACTCTGACGTGTTGTCTGAGGATTTAATCACAGTGTTTTGCAGCAATTAGCACTGAACATGGGTTTCTGCTTCACACGCTGAGACGTTTCTGAGCTGAATCAGCTCTGTAGTAagaacactgacctgctgcAGGATAACATACATGTCCTTGTGTGGACATTTTGTCCTCTGCcgcagctcttttttttttttttttaaaataacctACAATCTTAAGGTCCTTAGAATCCGCTCTACATTgtaacataataaaaaaataaaggagattGGATATATGCTTATTTGTTTTGAGAGTGCTATGGCAGTCTGTGTTTTCAGAGATGGGGACATGCTGACTGATCAATAATCAGTGAAGACTAATAAACAATTTATAACGCTGTTACATCTATTAAAAATACCATGCTTAATGAAAGTGCATTACTATAAATGACTGTGCCACTTGGAGATGCTCCATGTCCTCCTGTCAGCTAGCTTACATCTGTCACGGGTCATTTCAGGTCTGTCATAATGTCTCTAATGaatttgtataactgtagcCATAACAGCAAAGATTTTAATCGCTAACAGCAGGTAGTGTCCCGACCAGCTAGCTAGGTTGGACAGGGTTAAAGTTAAAGTAGCTCATGCTCGTCACAGGTAGAATCAACTGAGTTAAAGTATTTTGATTTGCTTAGTCTTAGTAATTTAAGAGCAGCCTAACATGttaaaatgctaaatataaataatgcttaatattttcttttctggtTCATAAGTAATGAGAATGTTCAGGTTTGTCATGTAACCCCTGCCGTAGCTGGTTAAGTAGAATAATACAAGCCTTTATACCCTGCCATGCTGAAGTAAATGGTGTGGTGCTCTCTATATTGTAGTGAGTGTTTTCCTGACCTATAACAGGTTACATGAACATGCAAATGCCACAACACTGTCTTTTCCTCCACATTAGCATGGTGCTGTGAAACCCAGTGTTTGCCATGTTGTGGATGCAGCAACACACAGCAGCGCTATATAtattaggggcagtggtggctcaagtggttaaggctctgggtcgttgaccggaagatcaggggttcaagccccagcactgccaagttgccactgttgggcccttgagcaaggcccttaaccctctctgctccaggggcgccgtatcatggctgaccctgcactctgaccccaacctccaacgatgggatatgcgaagaaagaatttcactgtgctgtaatgtatatgtgacaaataaaggctgtttcatatataggcatgcagactgtttttacaaacatttgtgaaagaatgggtcgctctcaggagctcagtgaattccagcgtggaactgtgataggatgccacctgtgcaacaaatccagtcgtgaaatttcctcgctcctaaatattccacagtcaactgtcagctgtattataagaacgtggaagtgtttgggaacgacagcaactcagccacgaagtggtaggccacgtaaactgacggagcggggtcagcggatgctgaggcgcatagtgcgaagaggtcgccaactttctgcagagtcaatcgctacagacctccaaacttcatgtggccttcagattagctcaagaacagtgcgcagagagcttcatggaatgggtttccatggccgagcagctgcatccaagccgtacatcaccaagtgcaatgcaaagcgtcagatgcagtggtgtaaagcacgccgccactggactctagagcagtggagacgcgttctctggagtgacgaatcgcgcttctccatctggcaatctgatggatgagtctgggtttggcggttgccaggagaacggtacttgtctgactgcattgtgccaagtgtaaagtttggtggaggggggattatggagtggggttgtttttcaggggttgggcttggccccttagttccagtgaaaggaactctgaatgcttcagcataccaagacattttggacaattccatgctcccaactttgtgggaacagtttggagctggccccttgctcttccaacatgactgtgcaccagtgcacaaagcaaggtccataaagacatggatgacagagtctggtgtggatgaacttgactggactgcacagagtcctgacctcaacccgatagaacacctttgggatgaatcagagcGGAGAccgagagccagaccttctcgtccaacatcagtgtgtgacctcacaaatgcgcttctggaagaatggtcaaaaattcccataaacacactcctaaaccttgtggacagttgaagctgttatagctgcaaagggtgaaccgacgtcatattgaaccctatggattaggaatgggatgtcacttaagttcatatgcgagtcaaggcaggtgagggaatacttttggcaatatagtgtatatatatatatttgtgtgtgtgtatatatatatatatgtatatgtgtgtgtatatatatgtgtatacagtcttatgcaaaaaattttatggaaaaaatgcacaatattttcagcaaacattgatgcatagttatttcttatgccataaattgaacaaaaataaaaaataaaaacattattatggcactgtgcaaaagtttgggcactctaagagttccagagtctcagattctttttacaaggtttcagaccttaatcagctcattagatctgatgcatggcaacagctgtcattagtaaatgccaatttcaaagctttacaaatactttgacTCTTCAAACCTTGTGCACACACTTGCGGACACTCAACAACCCTGGGTTCCTCTAAGCAGCTGTGTGagactctgaaaatgaaagttattgatgcccacaatgcaggagaaggctacaagaagatagcaaagcgttgtcagcttgcagtttccacagtgagaaatgtaattaagagatggcagttcaggggaactgtggaggtcaagatgagatctggaagaccaagaaaacTCTCGGAGAGAACTGCTCGTATGCTGGtcagaaagacaaatcaaaacccccatttgactgcaaaaaacctgcaggaagatttagcagactcaggagtggtggTGCACCGTTCCACTGTGCAGCGATGCTTGCACAGACAAGACCTTCATGGAAGAGTCAGCAGAAGAAAACCTTACCTGCGTCCCCATCATAAAATCCAACGTCAGAAGTATGCAACAGAACATCTACAGAAGCCTGATGCGTTTTGGAAACAAgtgctgtggactgatgaagttaaaatagaactctttggccacaatcagcaaaggcatgtttggagaaaaaaaggagcagcatttcatgaaaagaacatcttgccaactattaagcatgggggtggatctatcatgctttggggttgtgttgcagccagtggcacaggaaacattgcacaggtggagggaagaatggattccactaaataccagcaaattctggaagcaaacatcacaccatctgtaaaaaagctgaagctgaaaagaggatggcttctacaagaggacaatgatcctaaacataccTCGAAATCCACTATGGAATACCTAAAGAGACGCAAGCTgaaggttttggaatggctatcacagtcccctgatttaaacatcattgaaaatttgtgggtagatcttaaaagagctgtgcatgcaagacgaccaaagaatattacagaactagaagccttttgcaaggaagaatgggagaaaatcccaagtacaagaactgaaagacttttagctggctataaaaagcgtttgcaagctgtgatatctgccagaggaggtgttactaagtactgattatgtagggtgcccaaacttttgcacagtgccacaataatgtttttattttttatctttgttcaatttatggcataagaagtaactatgcatcaatgtttgctgaaaatattgtgcattttttccatttccaagagagactgtgttaacatcttttcaattaaaaaatcaccaaaatctgttatttatcaaggggtgcctaaacttttgcataagactgtatatatgtgtatatataatatatacattcacacacgcgcgcactaTATACgttataaaatttaaatttcagTTATGATATTTTTATCTTGTCAAAGAATAGAAGGTTGTTTGACCATATTGTGCAAGTTTAAAAATTTGTGTGACATGGACTTGTGTTATATGAAGTCGTCCTCCCCGTAAACTAGTGTTATATcttggtttgatttttttttttaatctgcattaTGATCAAGTAGAATttgattttatcattttatctgTAACTTATCTCTCTGATTAAATTCAATAATGTAAATAGTCATACAAGATAAATGGCCTTGTTAAACTAGGAACGGTTAGCCCTTTATGTTAAAACTGTGCAAGgatgtagagagtgtgtgtgtgtgtgtgtgtgtgtgtgtgtgtgtgtgtgcgcgcacacgTGCACACGCTTTCGTTTTATTCCACTCTTCTCAGAGGTGCACTTTTGCTCTAGCAGATTCTgaggcagtggtgtgtgtgagctgaattttaatgtgcgtgtgtttgtgttgagcGACTCTGGCAGCCTTTACTGAATAggttcctctgaaggtgtgTAACTATTCTTCACACCTGAAGGGTCTTTCACAGTGACTGTCTCTAAGCCAAATAGAAACTGGGTTTGCAGTGCCTAAAACAACCCAGTGAATACTGTCTGTGTtatatatttgaataaaataacaGCAGATGCAGTGGTACTAAAACAAAGTCTGACTCCATTCTAGAAAAAGGTGGTAGAACAGCTGAGGAAGGAGCTGTTGGTGAAGCAGGAGCCAGAGTTAAAGCTGCAGACAGTGCAGGCAGCGGCAGACGGTAAAGCTATGATACTTTCACCCTCCTGTCAGCCTCAGCAGCAGCCCACAGGGCCTCCTCATAACAAGGCAGCATCACAGGTAAAGCAGCACCTGCATCCTGGACTCCTAACCTAACCAGCTACTGAAAGTACTAGAACTTCAACTGAGCATCATCAACTGAGCTGTAGAATTCTCAAATTTGATAGATCAGAAGGCGTTAAGTAACTTTCTGTAAGAGCTTTAGCACAACTCTATTAATAGTGCTGTCTGCAacgcaaatcacaggtttatattaatgttaatatagtaattaataaagttttttgtttttgatatcATTTTTATAGTAATAGATTATATGgtgaaactttctgtaaggGTGCATTAAACAGTTATTGAAGGAGTCTCTGGTAGCAGCCCTTTTGGTCATTTCCCAACTTTTTCTTGTCCAGTTTCTGATAAATTACATGCACTATTTCTAGCTTCTAGAACATAAGCAGTAACTGGAACTAACTTGTCTTTTTTGGGATGTGCTGTTGtacaaaaataatccactttgcCCTGGCGCAGTTAATTGGTCATAAGAGATTCCCAAAACAGCATGTCATGTTGTCTTACTTAATAATCATAGCTTATGGACTTGACTTAATCTTCAATAGCGCTACTTTGCTACTTTCCAGCTTGAATACTTGCAACTCGAGTCATGCTTTATGTATGTAGTAATCAGTTTGTGCCTGTGCATCCATTCAGTATCTAATATCAACCTCTTGTTGTTATTCCTCTCCTTGTCCTCTCAATGTTTCTCTACTTTCCACTATAGAAGACTCTGCAAGTCACACCGGTCATCACCACGAAGACTCTACCTCTAGTGCTGAAAGCTACCACCTCCACCATACCTGCTTCCATGACAACGCCACGCCCCACAGTTGCCATGGTCACTGCCATCAGCAATCCCCCCAGGCCTGCCTTGACCCCTGATTCTCGCAGTGCACCAGTGAACCTTCAGATGTCCAGCAAACTGAGCAGTCAGGACACTGAGGCTGCATCACGGGTCATGGCGAAGAATGTTATCGTAGTGAGTGCAAATTGCTGCATCATCTTTTTCTTGTCCTTTCTGTACGAGCTCCTTTAGAGTGAGGCCCTTATTTGCCACATCTCAGAGTAAAAGTGCTAATCCTGCCTCAGACCTTTCCTGTCactcatttaaatttatttgctAGTAATATTAGAATAATAGATAAAAGAGGCGTCAAACTTTTACTCTGAGAATCTACACACAACCTTTCTCTTCTTTAGCTCATATAAGCAAGCTTTCTCAGAGACATTAATTTCAGGCTTATTctagttttcttttgttttttaaatggtttCTTTAGCAGTTTGCATCTGGTCATTTAGCTCTGAAGTTCTTTCATGTATTATGGATCGAAAAGGatgtttaatatatttacatGCAAAACTGCATTGACTTTTTTGCTGATGTGCTCAGCTGGGGTGATTGCTTGTATGCATCTGTGatttaaaaccaaaaacaaaaggggaaaaagtttaacattaaaattcaaattcaaactGCACATTGTATTAGTTAAGAAACTTAAAAAAAGTATTTCCTCTTATTGGTATTTTCCccaaacaacaataaaataaaatcagcattTTGGTTGCAAATAAAGCACTGATTTTGTCACAGGTGCAGGCCAGCACCACCTCGGCTCAGCCTATCAAAGTTCCCCAGTTTGTCCCTCCTCCTAGACTGACGCCTCGACCCACCTTTCTGCCACAGGTGCGTCTCTGTAAGATCCGCCCACCCCCTTCCCTGTCCCAGTGTGTGCAGTTCAACACTGATGCCACTAGAGGAACTTTAACAACACAGAATAGGTTTAGACTCGGAGGAAGTTCATAGTTGTTGATATCTGAGTGccacaaaatgttgactttatAAGGACACTTCAAACTGAACACATACTTTAACACTTTAATCAAAACATaagtgatatttatttaattctgtaaTCATACTGAatgtggtgttttatttatagGTCAAAAAGATGTAGAACGAAACTCTGTAGGGGTAGAATTAGGCATACATGGCTGGCTCACTGTAATGACCCTAACCGTCCTGTTTTCTAACCCAGTGCTGGCTGCGGTCATTTGTCAGTTCCATTCACCTTACTGTTTTCTGCAGCTAGTGTACCTGCcaatgtgttgcagtgtgtgtatccCTGTAAGAATGTTTCTGTTGAAGCATTTCTAATGCTTTACTTATCTCCTTGTGTCGCTCTGCTGTTCGCACTCTGCCCTTTGCAATgggttgatttttttattttatttttttttctttccgcAATTTCTGCTGTGCTTTGGCTGTCCCTTTGCTTAACGTTTGTTTTtgatggtttgtttgtttgtttgtttgtttgtttgtttgttttttaaatctgtttttttaactgaaaaacCCTGTAATGCTAATTGGGGCTCTGTgactttttaatattataacaGTTTACATATTATTTAATGACCAGACAGACCAAAAAAGTGTCATAATCGCTGAAACTCATGTACCTTTTACACTGCTTGATAAATGTAACACACTTAAAATTGACCTCAGGAAATGATTAGTGTTTGTCCTGTCTGTTAGTGGAGAAGgaggatttcttttctttctcactaTTGATTAAGTACTTAGCAGAGCCCTTTATTTGGCCTTACCTGGGACTAACATGTCAGCATGACGGTCTTTAAAGGCATGGGATCTTCTCAGACCCAACATATACCACAGAAATTCAGAAAAGTTGGGGGTGTAGGTGTGCGTCACAATCAGCAGTCTAACTCGACCCTCTTTATTTCTCAGGTGCGCCCAAAACCTGTCACCCCCAACAATGTGCCCATCGCCCCTGCTCCTCCTCCCCCTATGATGGCTGCTCCACAGCTGCTCCAGAGACCAGTCATGCTTACTACCAAGGCGCTCCCCGCCTCGGCAGGCCCCATCCACCAAGTGCGGATTGTTAACGGCCAGCCCTGTGCCATTCCCAAAACTGTTCCTTCTACAGGAGCCAGCACAGGTCAGGTGACAGGCATCGTAATCAGTGGCCCAATGCAGACGCTGCAGATCAGCAGCTTAAATGCAGACATAAAGGTCAGTACTGCATTTCTGGCTGCATATTGATAGCATTTTCAAACACTCTTTTGAGCAACAATAACCTCCCCTTCTTGTCCATCCAGTTTTAAGATAACTTTCAAGTGATATGTGTGTAGCTTTGAAAGTGACACATTTTTATAATATGAAGAGTGTCATTTTAATTGTAACTCATAACCCTTCCCATATTTCTGTCAGACTGTGAAATCTCAGGGGGCTTCAGAGCAGGTGCTCACAAGCTCCCCTTCTTCAGcatctcctcctctttctccaccTAAAGTTAAACGAGAGGAAAATCCACAGGTAATGTGATGAGCTGATCTCTCAGACCATGGATCTGTTACattttgtgtgtcagttattTGTTACTTATTGCTTACATGTATGATCGTTTTTCTTGGTAGAAACTTGCCTTCATGGTGTCTCTTGGGTTGGTCACGCACGACCATTTAGAAGGTAAGTTTTACCTATgacaggatttttttccccatggaAGTatagtgaggggaaaaaattatttgatcccctgctgattttgtacgtttgcccactgacaaagaaatgatcagtctgtaattttaatggtaggtttatctgaacagtgagagacagaataacaacaaaaaaaattctacaaaaagttctacattgatttgcattttattgagtgaaataagtatttgacccctttgcaaaacatgacttagtacttggtggcaaacccttgttggcaatcacagacatcagacatttcttgtagttggccaccaggtttgcacacatcactcaaggaatttgggcccactcctctttgcagatcctctccaagtcattaaggttttgtggctgacccttcagctccctccagagattttctatgggattaaggtctggagactggctaggccactacaggaccttaatgtgcttctttttgaaccactcctttgttgccttggccgtgtattttgggtcattgtcaggcggaaatatccatccac comes from Hemibagrus wyckioides isolate EC202008001 linkage group LG14, SWU_Hwy_1.0, whole genome shotgun sequence and encodes:
- the phf21ab gene encoding PHD finger protein 21A isoform X6, with amino-acid sequence MMELQTLQEALKVEIQVHQKLVAQMKQDPQNADLKKQLHELQAKITALSEKQKKVVEQLRKELLVKQEPELKLQTVQAAADGKAMILSPSCQPQQQPTGPPHNKAASQKTLQVTPVITTKTLPLVLKATTSTIPASMTTPRPTVAMVTAISNPPRPALTPDSRSAPVNLQMSSKLSSQDTEAASRVMAKNVIVVQASTTSAQPIKVPQFVPPPRLTPRPTFLPQVRPKPVTPNNVPIAPAPPPPMMAAPQLLQRPVMLTTKALPASAGPIHQVRIVNGQPCAIPKTVPSTGASTGQVTGIVISGPMQTLQISSLNADIKTVKSQGASEQVLTSSPSSASPPLSPPKVKREENPQKLAFMVSLGLVTHDHLEEIQSRRQERKRRTTANPVYSGAVFEPERKKSAVTYLNTPLHQGTRKRANEDPLSKILKKEEAIPWPGTLAIVHSYIAYKEAKEEEKQKLMKWSTELKLEREQLEQRVKQLSNSITKCMETKNSILARQKEMQASLEKVKNLVRLIHSFNLSQTVAIGTTQEDNPEDKTDGFQEPKGTVLSCTKSSGSEQNPAQVGAQVPAAGMLPKVQPEPEVGEMADSAAAVTPEAEPKESGVTQASNTAVRDEVKPLVKPTEVTEVKENGAMDSQSSGEVGECPEMVTNSENTTPNASNSDEEVKMDVEDQDHSKNTNSGKISQQLLPVALNSVDISK